The Euphorbia lathyris chromosome 2, ddEupLath1.1, whole genome shotgun sequence genome includes a window with the following:
- the LOC136216914 gene encoding exopolygalacturonase clone GBGE184-like, with protein MAISNKLVKCAILLSFLTTVVICDGGPKIFNVVDFGVKVGPKTDNAVNFVKAWRAACDFGGMARLVFPKGEFYATETVFEGPCKAPIQVEIQGTIKAGSDISSYSDDYWISFERVTGMDVFGPGTVDGNGPNVWKYKEKGASMFPISLKFIHCERTLMKGITSINPMGFHISIVNCNHVTATNMHLIAPHDSPNTDGFHISQSTNVGVFDSVVATGDDCVGVIHGSMDIEVRRVTCGLGHGLSIGSLGKYDDEKLLKNILIQNCTMTGTDNGARIKTYAGSLPSVAQNITFKDIIMNNVENPILIDQFYGKKSGSPSKVQISNAQFINIQGTTPTESGVDIQCSKVVPCQGIRLSNIKLQYIGDKKEPFTSNCTNVKLTYDGPQTPPPCR; from the exons ATGGCCATTTCAAACAAACTTGTGAAATGTGCCAttcttttgtcatttttaacGACCGTTGTTATTTGTGACGGCGGtccaaaaatatttaatgtggTAGATTTTGGTGTAAAAGTTGGTCCAAAGACCGATAATGCCGTG AATTTCGTCAAGGCATGGAGGGCAGCATGTGATTTCGGTGGAATGGCAAGGCTAGTATTTCCAAAAGGTGAATTCTATGCCACCGAAACTGTATTCGAAGGACCGTGCAAAGCTCCGATCCAAGTGGAAATTCAAGGAACTATTAAAGCTGGATCGGATATCAGTAGTTATTCTGACGATTATTGGATTTCATTTGAACGTGTTACTGGTATGGATGTTTTCGGACCTGGTACTGTTGATGGCAACGGCCCCAATGTGTGGAAATATAAGGAAAAAGGAGCCTCAATGTTCCCAATA AGTCTTAAATTTATCCATTGTGAACGTACATTAATGAAGGGGATTACATCTATTAATCCTATGGGATTTCACATAAGCATTGTCAATTGCAACCATGTTACAGCCACAAATATGCACTTAATTGCCCCCCACGACAGCCCCAACACCGACGGATTTCATATCAGCCAATCTACTAATGTTGGAGTCTTCGATAGTGTTGTTGCTACAGGTGATGATTGTGTAGGTGTCATCCATGGAAGTATGGACATCGAGGTCCGAAGAGTGACATGTGGTCTGGGTCACGGACTCAG TATCGGAAGTCTTGGAAAATACGACGACGAGAAGTTGCTAAAAAATATTCTCATTCAGAATTGCACAATGACTGGAACAGACAACGGAGCTCGAATCAAAACATACGCAGGATCACTTCCAAGTGTTGCTCAAAACATAACTTTTAAAGACATTATAATGAACAATGTTGAAAATCCCATCCTCATCGATCAATTCTACGGCAAAAAATCAGGATCG CCATCAAAGGTACAAATCAGCAATGCTCAATTCATAAACATACAAGGAACAACACCTACAGAATCCGGAGTAGATATACAATGCAGCAAAGTAGTTCCTTGCCAGGGAATTAGATTGTCAAATATCAAATTGCAATATATTGGGGATAAGAAAGAGCCTTTTACCTCTAATTGTACTAATGTCAAACTTACCTATGACGGACCTCAAACCCCACCCCCTTGTCGGTAA